Proteins from a single region of Symphalangus syndactylus isolate Jambi chromosome 12, NHGRI_mSymSyn1-v2.1_pri, whole genome shotgun sequence:
- the ITLN1 gene encoding intelectin-1 has protein sequence MNQLSFLLFLIAATRGWSTGEAKTYSEERTCSSSPSLPRSCKEIKDKCPNAFDGLYFLRTENGAIYQTFCDMTSGGGGWTLVASVHENDMRGKCTVGDRWSSQQGSKANYPEGDGNWANYNTFGSAEAATSDDYKNPGYYDIQAKDLGIWHVPNKTPMKHWRNRALLRYRTNTGFLQTLGHNLFGIYQKYPVKYGGGKCWTDNGPAIPVVYDFGNAQKTASYYSPYGQKEFTAGFVQFRVFNNERAANALCAGMRVTGCNTEHHCIGGGGYFPESSPSQCGDFSGFDWDGYGTHVGSSSSRKITEAAVLLFYR, from the exons ATGAACCAACTCAGCTTCCTGCTGTTTCTCATTGCGGCCACCAGAGGGTGGAGTACAG GTGAGGCTAAAACTTACTCCGAGGAAAGGACCTGTTCTTCGTCTCCGTCTCTGCCCAGAAGCTGCAAGGAAATCAAAGACAAATGTCCTAATGCATTTG ATGGCTTGTATTTTCTCCGTACTGAGAATGGTGCTATCTACCAGACCTTCTGTGACATGACCTCGGGGGGTGGCGGCTGGACCCTGGTGGCCAGCGTGCACGAGAATGACATGCGTGGGAAGTGCACGGTGGGTGATCGCTGGTCCAGTCAGCAGGGCAGCAAAGCAAACTACCCAGAGGGGGACGGCAACTGGGCCAACTACAACACCTTTGGATCTGCAGAGGCGGCCACGAGCGATGACTACAAG AACCCCGGCTACTACGACATCCAGGCCAAGGACCTGGGCATCTGGCACGTGCCCAATAAGACCCCCATGAAGCATTGGAGAAACCGTGCCCTGCTGAGGTACCGCACCAACACTGGCTTCCTCCAGACACTGGGACATAATCTGTTTGGCATCTACCAG AAATATCCAGTGAAATATGGAGGAGGAAAGTGTTGGACTGACAACGGCCCGGCGATCCCTGTGGTCTATGATTTTGGCAATGCCCAGAAAACAGCATCTTATTACTCACCCTATGGCCAGA AGGAATTCACTGCAGGATTTGTTCAGTTCAGGGTATTTAATAACGAGAGAGCAGCCAACGCCTTGTGTGCTGGAATGAGGGTCACCGGATGTAACACTGAGCAC CACTGCATTGGTGGAGGAGGATACTTTCCAGAGTCTAGTCCCTCACAGTGTGGagatttttctggttttgattgGGATGGATATGGAACTCATGTTGGTTCCAGCAGCAGCCGTAAGATAACTGAGGCAGCTGTGCTTCTATTCTATCGTTGA